A genomic window from Glycine max cultivar Williams 82 chromosome 17, Glycine_max_v4.0, whole genome shotgun sequence includes:
- the LOC100791748 gene encoding 50S ribosomal protein L10, chloroplastic → MRLQSQDDGSDKISQTLHTFIHLYSLFPLIPTMEATASAMSFALPSTKAQAQAQLLTRPTNPFTIPSRSPAHRPPPRLPTIRAAIPRTKKEATVETVREQLENCYLLAGINYKGFTVKQFQELRKTLPETTKLIVAKNTLVYKAVEGTPWETLKPCMKGMNVWLFVHTEEIPSAIKPYRNFQKEKKLEDNDFTGAVFEGKFYGPDEVKNLESLPTRAEIYATLLGALKSPASALVGTLQSPARELVTVLKAHIKNLEEQQGVAQ, encoded by the coding sequence ATGAGACTACAATCACAAGATGATGGAAGCGATAAGATAAGCCAAACACTCCACACTTTCATCCATCTTTACTCTCTCTTTCCCCTAATTCCGACCATGGAAGCCACGGCCTCCGCAATGAGCTTCGCCCTTCCCTCAACAAAAgcccaagcccaagcccaactCCTGACCCGGCCCACCAATCCATTCACCATTCCCTCCCGCAGCCCAGCCCACCGCCCCCCGCCGCGCCTCCCCACCATCCGCGCCGCAATTCCCCGCACAAAGAAAGAGGCAACGGTGGAGACTGTGCGGGAGCAGCTCGAGAACTGTTACCTCCTCGCCGGCATCAACTACAAGGGCTTCACGGTGAAGCAGTTCCAGGAGCTTCGAAAGACGCTCCCAGAAACAACGAAACTGATCGTGGCGAAGAACACGCTCGTTTACAAGGCCGTGGAAGGCACGCCCTGGGAGACGCTGAAGCCCTGCATGAAGGGCATGAACGTGTGGCTCTTCGTCCACACCGAGGAGATCCCTTCCGCCATCAAGCCCTACAGGAACTTCCAGAAGGAGAAGAAGCTCGAGGACAACGACTTCACCGGCGCCGTTTTCGAAGGCAAGTTTTACGGCCCCGATGAGGTTAAGAACCTCGAATCCTTGCCCACGCGCGCTGAGATTTACGCCACCCTTTTGGGGGCTTTGAAGAGCCCTGCTTCCGCTCTTGTTGGCACTCTTCAGTCTCCTGCTAGGGAACTTGTTACGGTTCTCAAGGCGCATATTAAGAACCTTGAAGAACAACAAGGTGTTGCGCAATAG
- the LOC100500030 gene encoding temperature-induced lipocalin-like, protein MATKAMEVVKGLDVKRYMGRWYEIACFPSRFQPSDGVNTRATYALRDDGTVNVLNETWSGGKRSFIEGTAYKADPNSDEAKLKVRFWVPPFLPLFPVTGDYWVLYIDQDYQFALIGQPSRNYLWILSRKNHMDDETYNELVQRAKDEGYDVSKLHKTPQSDSPPEEEGPQDTKGVWWIKSLLGK, encoded by the exons ATGGCGACCAAAGCGATGGAGGTGGTGAAGGGTCTGGACGTGAAACGGTACATGGGTCGGTGGTACGAGATTGCGTGTTTCCCGTCGAGGTTTCAGCCCAGTGACGGCGTCAACACCAGAGCCACCTACGCTCTCAGAGATGACGGCACCGTCAACGTTCTCAATGAGACTTGGAGTGGCGGCAAAAGAAGCTTCATTGAGGGCACTGCTTATAAGGCCGATCCCAACAGTGACGAGGCCAAGTTGAAGGTCAGGTTCTGGGTGCCTCCGTTCTTACCCCTTTTTCCCGTTACTGGGGATTACTGGGTTTTGTACATTGACCAAGATTATCAGTTTGCTCTTATTGGCCAACCTAGCAGGAACTATCTTTGG ATATTGTCCAGGAAGAACCATATGGATGATGAAACCTACAATGAGCTTGTTCAGAGAGCTAAGGATGAGGGATATGATGTGAGCAAACTCCACAAGACTCCACAGAGTGATTCTCCACCGGAGGAAGAAGGTCCTCAGGACACCAAAGGCGTTTGGTGGATCAAGTCCCTTCTGGGGAAATAG